A portion of the Acidisarcina polymorpha genome contains these proteins:
- a CDS encoding DUF503 domain-containing protein yields the protein MPIASLTLELRIEHAQSLKDRRQVVRSLKEKLAHGFNISVAELDESVTWQSATLGVAAISGSRDYLTGLMRQVEDAATRIANDLGATISDSWWQFLEE from the coding sequence ATGCCCATCGCCTCGCTCACTCTCGAACTGCGCATCGAACACGCACAATCGCTCAAGGACCGACGGCAGGTGGTTCGCAGCCTCAAAGAAAAGCTGGCGCACGGCTTCAACATTTCCGTCGCCGAACTCGATGAATCGGTCACTTGGCAGTCCGCGACTCTGGGAGTCGCCGCCATCTCCGGGTCACGCGATTACCTGACCGGACTGATGCGCCAGGTCGAAGATGCAGCTACCCGAATCGCTAATGACCTTGGCGCCACGATCTCTGACTCCTGGTGGCAATTCCTTGAGGAGTAG
- a CDS encoding family 78 glycoside hydrolase catalytic domain has translation MPSVLRRIAGFVVFCLVGGFPFLDCAAAAVTGRPTRLTCDSMEQPLGIDTQRPLLSWQLQDAAFGAKQTAYRIQVATAPPLLTQGKANVWDSGRVVSDRSVNVAYTGPALVAAKRYYWRVQVWDKDGRPYPESAVSWWETGLMDAQNWRAKWVGFEQEEERRIRESGAAWITNSGAENYHGNGITKHDFRYGFNLSKPVKRAVLYVTGRDTAAAWVNGKQVVQPMAMPAWKQFPWQTYTTQDVTSSLHAGRNLLAVEVTLYAANPDGMAAPTDSRTPMSACLYIEMEDGSVDLFKSGEGWKGGLNVEGSWQSADYDDTKWQAAVAYVPPASANGNAAPGPPWPTESVKLLRKTFDVSSPITSARLYVTALGAYQMHINGRRVGDQVLAPGWMDFREHVPYQAYDVTALLKTGANVLGAYLAPGWYTTPLMWFRQGYNYGSTPPALKAQMRLEHADGSVQWVATDESWKADSSPVLKAEIYDGETYDARRTQPGWDTASFPGDSWKPVALIEPVEPAIVAQYFPPVRVEKILKAKAVTSPSPSVYIYDFAQNLAGVASLRAQGPAGTDVRLRFAEVLNPDGTIYTENLRTAKATDHFILSGKGVESYQPTFTFHGFRYVEVSGLPAKPAADAVEAVVFHSDAPFTAQLHTGSAMINQLWENILWGQRSNFISVPTDCPQRDERLGWTADAQVFWRTASYNMDLTQFSKKFAADVRGTQVGTTKYGIFAPGTITPNPGYAAGWSDAGVIIPWTAWLQSGDTRVIEENWEAMEKYLDAIQADNPDFLWSKNYGTPYGDWLSPEGPTRETLVATAYWAYDVTLMRQMAHALGKADAEAKYGDLFHNIQAAFVKEFVSQDGFVKSADKGPSPFGQINNPNAKAKGDDTQAGYVLALQMNLLPDSLRGPAADKLVGKIAANGWKLGTGFLGTPYLLAVLVDTGHADVAYRLLLNTEYPSWGYLVGHGATTMWERWNGDQMRNDPSMNSYNHYAYGAVADWIYRYAAGIDALPIDSGFHTVFLHPNFDARLGSLDFSYQSLYGEIKSSWSIQGKHVQWKVTIPPNTTAQLPLSADQASSFTLDGIGLDRSKKVKLLKTEGNTQTYEFAAGSYSLEVVRP, from the coding sequence TTGCCAAGCGTACTGAGAAGAATCGCCGGTTTTGTTGTGTTTTGCCTTGTTGGGGGATTCCCTTTCCTGGACTGCGCCGCCGCTGCTGTTACGGGTAGACCGACGCGGCTCACCTGCGACTCGATGGAGCAGCCTCTGGGCATTGATACCCAACGGCCGCTCCTTTCGTGGCAGTTGCAGGATGCTGCCTTCGGCGCGAAGCAGACGGCTTACCGGATTCAGGTCGCTACCGCGCCACCCTTGTTGACGCAGGGAAAAGCGAACGTATGGGACAGCGGCAGAGTCGTCTCCGACCGCTCGGTGAACGTCGCGTACACGGGACCGGCTTTGGTCGCGGCGAAGCGCTACTACTGGCGTGTCCAGGTCTGGGACAAAGATGGCCGACCCTATCCAGAGAGCGCTGTGAGCTGGTGGGAAACCGGGCTGATGGACGCTCAGAACTGGCGAGCCAAATGGGTCGGCTTTGAGCAGGAGGAAGAGCGGAGAATCCGCGAATCCGGCGCGGCCTGGATCACCAATTCTGGGGCTGAAAACTACCATGGGAATGGCATCACCAAGCACGACTTCCGCTATGGCTTCAACCTCTCGAAGCCCGTTAAACGCGCAGTCCTTTATGTCACCGGCAGAGACACGGCAGCGGCATGGGTGAACGGAAAGCAAGTGGTCCAGCCAATGGCGATGCCCGCATGGAAGCAGTTTCCGTGGCAGACCTACACCACCCAAGACGTCACGAGTTCCCTGCACGCGGGACGCAACCTGCTTGCGGTCGAGGTCACCCTGTATGCCGCCAATCCGGATGGCATGGCTGCTCCGACCGACAGCCGCACCCCGATGAGCGCTTGCCTCTATATCGAAATGGAGGATGGTTCGGTCGACTTATTCAAGAGCGGAGAGGGTTGGAAAGGGGGGCTGAACGTCGAAGGCTCCTGGCAATCCGCTGATTATGACGACACAAAGTGGCAGGCGGCCGTCGCTTACGTTCCCCCCGCTTCGGCAAATGGAAATGCAGCGCCCGGTCCTCCGTGGCCGACGGAATCGGTCAAATTGCTGCGCAAAACATTCGATGTGAGTAGCCCCATTACTTCAGCGCGTCTTTATGTGACCGCCCTGGGCGCATACCAAATGCACATCAATGGCCGCCGTGTCGGCGACCAAGTGCTTGCGCCGGGTTGGATGGACTTTCGTGAGCATGTCCCATACCAGGCCTATGACGTGACCGCCTTGCTCAAGACGGGAGCGAACGTCCTGGGGGCCTACCTCGCTCCAGGATGGTATACGACGCCGCTGATGTGGTTCCGGCAGGGGTACAACTACGGCAGCACGCCGCCCGCCCTCAAGGCGCAAATGCGTCTCGAACACGCTGACGGAAGCGTCCAGTGGGTCGCCACCGATGAAAGCTGGAAGGCCGATTCCTCCCCCGTTCTCAAGGCGGAGATCTACGACGGCGAGACTTACGATGCTCGGCGTACTCAACCAGGGTGGGACACGGCCAGCTTTCCAGGCGATTCCTGGAAGCCCGTCGCGTTGATTGAGCCAGTTGAGCCGGCCATCGTGGCCCAATATTTTCCACCCGTGCGCGTCGAGAAAATACTGAAGGCGAAGGCTGTCACCAGTCCCAGCCCCAGCGTCTATATCTACGACTTCGCGCAGAACCTCGCCGGAGTCGCCAGCCTGCGCGCGCAGGGCCCTGCGGGAACCGATGTCCGGCTGCGCTTTGCCGAAGTCTTGAACCCGGACGGCACCATCTACACTGAGAATCTCCGCACCGCCAAAGCAACCGACCACTTCATTCTCAGCGGGAAAGGCGTCGAGAGCTATCAACCCACCTTTACGTTCCATGGATTTCGATATGTTGAGGTTTCGGGTTTGCCGGCCAAACCGGCAGCGGATGCGGTAGAGGCGGTGGTCTTCCATAGCGATGCGCCGTTCACTGCTCAGCTGCACACCGGCAGCGCGATGATCAATCAGCTCTGGGAGAACATTCTCTGGGGACAACGCTCGAACTTCATCAGTGTGCCGACCGACTGTCCGCAGCGGGATGAGCGGCTCGGATGGACGGCGGACGCGCAAGTCTTCTGGCGCACTGCCTCCTACAACATGGACCTAACCCAGTTTTCGAAGAAGTTCGCCGCGGATGTGCGCGGGACCCAGGTCGGCACAACGAAATACGGTATCTTCGCGCCAGGCACCATTACTCCGAATCCGGGATACGCCGCGGGTTGGAGCGATGCCGGCGTGATCATTCCCTGGACCGCGTGGCTGCAGTCGGGAGATACCCGGGTGATCGAAGAGAACTGGGAGGCCATGGAGAAATACCTGGACGCGATCCAGGCGGACAATCCCGATTTTCTGTGGTCGAAGAACTATGGAACGCCTTATGGCGACTGGCTTTCGCCGGAGGGTCCGACTCGCGAAACCTTGGTTGCCACCGCTTATTGGGCTTACGATGTGACGCTAATGCGGCAGATGGCGCATGCGCTCGGCAAGGCTGACGCGGAGGCCAAGTATGGGGACCTCTTCCATAACATCCAGGCCGCCTTTGTGAAGGAGTTTGTCAGTCAGGATGGCTTTGTGAAGAGCGCCGACAAGGGGCCCTCCCCCTTTGGACAGATCAACAATCCAAACGCTAAAGCTAAAGGTGACGACACCCAAGCGGGTTATGTGCTCGCGTTGCAGATGAATCTGCTGCCCGATTCCCTGCGCGGCCCGGCAGCCGACAAGCTGGTGGGCAAAATTGCGGCCAATGGATGGAAGCTTGGCACCGGCTTTCTAGGCACTCCCTACCTGCTCGCCGTCCTCGTCGATACCGGGCACGCCGACGTCGCTTACCGTCTTTTGTTGAATACCGAGTATCCCTCCTGGGGTTACCTGGTTGGCCACGGCGCGACGACGATGTGGGAGCGCTGGAACGGCGACCAGATGCGCAACGACCCAAGCATGAACTCCTACAACCATTACGCCTATGGAGCGGTAGCGGACTGGATCTACCGGTACGCCGCCGGGATCGACGCGCTCCCAATCGACTCCGGGTTCCACACCGTTTTTCTGCACCCCAACTTCGATGCTCGGCTCGGGAGCCTGGACTTCTCCTATCAGTCTCTCTACGGAGAGATCAAATCATCCTGGTCGATACAGGGAAAGCATGTTCAATGGAAAGTGACGATCCCTCCAAACACGACTGCGCAGCTGCCGCTCTCTGCGGACCAGGCGAGTTCCTTCACCCTGGATGGGATTGGACTCGATCGGAGCAAGAAGGTGAAGCTACTGAAGACCGAAGGAAACACCCAGACCTATGAGTTCGCGGCGGGTAGTTATTCGCTGGAGGTTGTCCGGCCCTAA
- a CDS encoding Dabb family protein codes for MIRHTVQFKLKHERGSQLEQDFLATAQHLASIPGVTEFLIERQVNAKSPYTFGISMEFADQTAYDVYNSHPDHTGFVQNRWLPEVESFLEGDFVPL; via the coding sequence ATGATCCGACATACCGTTCAATTCAAGTTGAAACACGAGCGTGGATCGCAGCTTGAACAGGATTTTCTCGCCACGGCACAGCACCTGGCGTCCATCCCCGGCGTGACCGAGTTCCTGATCGAGCGCCAGGTAAACGCAAAAAGTCCATATACCTTCGGTATCTCCATGGAGTTCGCCGATCAGACTGCTTACGACGTCTACAATTCCCATCCTGACCATACCGGATTTGTTCAGAATCGATGGCTTCCGGAGGTCGAATCCTTTCTCGAGGGCGACTTTGTTCCGCTCTAG
- a CDS encoding IlvD/Edd family dehydratase — MPEDKKKFRSASWFGRTDKDGFLHRSWMRNQGFPDDVFDGRPVIGICNTWSELTPCNAHLRALAERVKRGVWEAGGLPLEFPVMSTGETNMRPTAMLFRNLVSMDVEESIRANPIDGVVLMCGCDKTTPSLIMGAASCDVPAIVVSGGPMLNGKFRGRDIGSGTDVWRFSEDLKTGKMTQLEFTEAESCMHRSAGHCMTMGTASTMGSMAESLGLALPFNSTIPAVDSRRSVLAHLAGRRIVEMVKEDLRISKILKKEAFENAIRVNGVIGGSTNAVIHLLAFAGRVGIPLTLDDWDRLGRDVPTLIDLMPSGRFLMEDFYYAGGLPAAIRALGEHDLLHKDALTVNGKTIWENCKEAPNWNREVIRDFENPLVAHGGVAVLRGSLAPDGAVLKPSAASPHLMRHRGPAVVFETIEHYHERILDPDLVVDENSILVLKNCGPKGYPGMAEVGNMGLPPKLLERGITDIVRISDARMSGTAYGTVVLHVCPEAAVGGPLALVEEGDMIELDVEARRLHLDVPAEELERRRASWKPSLPTMKGGYQQLYVEHVMQASEGADLDFLVGCRGATVTRESH; from the coding sequence ATGCCCGAAGATAAGAAGAAGTTCCGTTCCGCATCCTGGTTCGGAAGGACTGATAAAGATGGATTTCTCCACCGCAGCTGGATGCGCAACCAGGGTTTTCCCGACGATGTCTTCGACGGCCGCCCGGTCATCGGTATATGCAACACCTGGTCGGAACTGACCCCTTGCAACGCTCATCTACGCGCTTTAGCGGAAAGAGTGAAACGCGGTGTCTGGGAGGCGGGTGGACTGCCATTGGAGTTCCCGGTAATGTCGACCGGCGAGACGAACATGCGTCCGACCGCCATGCTGTTCCGCAACCTGGTCAGCATGGATGTGGAGGAGAGCATCCGCGCCAATCCCATCGACGGGGTGGTGTTGATGTGCGGCTGCGATAAGACGACGCCCTCGCTCATCATGGGCGCGGCAAGTTGCGATGTTCCGGCGATCGTCGTCTCTGGCGGCCCCATGTTGAATGGCAAGTTCCGGGGCAGGGACATTGGCTCCGGTACTGACGTGTGGCGCTTCAGCGAGGACCTGAAGACGGGCAAGATGACGCAGCTGGAGTTCACCGAAGCAGAGTCCTGTATGCATCGCTCCGCCGGCCACTGCATGACCATGGGCACCGCCTCGACCATGGGGTCGATGGCCGAGTCGCTGGGATTGGCGCTTCCATTTAACTCGACGATTCCCGCGGTCGACTCCCGGCGGTCGGTGCTCGCCCACTTGGCGGGACGCCGCATCGTCGAAATGGTGAAGGAAGACCTGCGTATTTCGAAGATTCTGAAGAAGGAAGCGTTCGAGAACGCGATTCGAGTCAATGGCGTCATTGGCGGCTCGACCAACGCTGTCATCCACCTGCTTGCCTTTGCCGGCCGGGTTGGAATTCCTTTGACCCTGGACGACTGGGACCGGCTTGGCCGCGATGTTCCTACGCTGATCGACCTGATGCCGTCAGGACGCTTTCTCATGGAGGACTTCTACTATGCCGGAGGTCTTCCGGCGGCAATCCGGGCGCTCGGGGAACACGATTTGCTGCACAAAGACGCCCTTACCGTGAATGGCAAGACCATTTGGGAGAACTGCAAGGAGGCCCCCAACTGGAACCGTGAGGTGATTCGCGATTTCGAGAACCCCCTGGTCGCGCATGGCGGAGTCGCCGTTTTACGAGGGAGCCTGGCGCCCGATGGAGCCGTTCTGAAGCCGTCGGCCGCTTCCCCCCACCTCATGCGGCATCGCGGGCCTGCCGTCGTCTTCGAGACCATCGAGCACTATCACGAACGGATCCTCGATCCCGACCTCGTGGTCGATGAGAACTCGATCCTGGTGCTGAAGAACTGCGGGCCAAAAGGCTATCCGGGAATGGCGGAAGTCGGGAACATGGGCTTGCCGCCCAAGCTGCTCGAGCGCGGCATCACCGATATCGTGCGCATCTCGGATGCGCGCATGAGCGGCACCGCCTATGGCACCGTCGTCTTACATGTGTGCCCGGAGGCTGCGGTAGGCGGCCCGCTTGCCCTCGTCGAGGAGGGCGACATGATCGAACTCGATGTCGAGGCGAGACGCCTCCATCTTGATGTGCCGGCGGAAGAATTAGAGCGCCGTCGCGCATCGTGGAAGCCCTCCCTGCCGACGATGAAGGGCGGCTATCAGCAACTGTACGTTGAGCACGTGATGCAGGCGTCCGAGGGCGCGGATCTGGATTTCCTCGTCGGCTGCCGGGGAGCGACGGTGACTCGCGAGTCCCACTAA